The following nucleotide sequence is from Candidatus Rokuibacteriota bacterium.
CACTCCGACGCTCATCTGCGCCTGGCCGAGCTCGCTCGCGCCCAGGGAGACCACGAGGCCGCGCTGAGCCACGACCGTCAGGCTGCCACGGGAGGGGACCGCACTCACGGGCTCCTCGCGCTGGCAGGGGACTACCGGCAGATGGGCCGGGTCGAGGATGCCCTGGCGACCTACCGGCAGATCGTCCAGCGTGACCGGGATCACGCGACCGCGCTTCGCGCGATCCGCGAACTCACGGCCTCGGCGGGACGGTGGGAGGAGGCGCTGGAGACCCAGGAACGGCTGCTCTCGCTGGCGGGCGAGCGGGAGCGACCGGCCGAGCTGGTCTGGCTCGCCGGCATCCACTACGAGATCGGCAAGGCCGGGATGGGCGAGGGGAGACTCGGCGAAGCCCGCCGCCTTTTCACCGAGGCCCTGAAAGCCGATCGGACGTTCCTCCCGGCGCACCTTGCGCTGGGGGATGCGTGGGAACGCGCTGGCGACCGGCGGGAGGCGATTCGCGCCTGGAGGCGAGCGGCGGAGCTCGCCCCCGTCCCGGTCCTCTTGCGTCGATTGGAGCAGGCCTACCGCGCCGAGGGCAAGCCCAGCCAGATGATCGCGCTCTACCAGGAGGCGCTGGACCGCGTGCCGCAGGACCTGGCCCTGTCGTTCGCGCTGGGCCGGGTCTACTTCGAGCTCGAGATGCTGGACGAGGCGGCGGACCAGTTCCAGAAGGTGGAGGTGCGGGCCCCCGACCTCGCTCCGATCCACGGCTTCCTCGGGGCGATCTACGAGCGTCGGGGCCAGGGGAGGGAGGCCTTCGAGGAGTACCGAAAGGCGCTCCAGCTCCTTCAGGGCTTCGACTGGCCGCACCGCTGCTCCGCCTGTGGGGCCGCCCAGGCCCACTGGCAGGACCGGTGCGCCGCCTGCGGGCGCTGGAACACCTCCAGAGCGTGACCCTCGTGACCCCCGTAGGCGAGCCCTCGTCAAGCTGGCGCCAGTGGGCGACCGCTGCCCTTGACCTGCTCTTCCCCCCGCTCTGCCCGATCTGCCACTGCCGCCTCGGCGAGGGGCGCCGCGATCCGCTGTGCGGGTCGTGCTGGGAGCGCCTGCCGAGACTCTTCCCGCCGTTCTGCGTCTGCTGCGGGCGGCCGTTCTGGACGTTCGATGGCCGAGCGGCTGACGCGGCTGGTCCGGTAGAGGGAGGGGGTTCCTCCGACGTCCCGCCGCTGCCCGGGCGGTCGGATGCGGCGGGCGCCGGGCTCTGCGGGGCCTGCGCGCGGCAGCGTCCCCGGTTCAGCTACGCGCGCGCCGCGGCCCTCTACCGCGACACAGCCCGGGAGGCGCTCCACGCGCTCAAGTTCGGCGGCAAGGCGACCCTGGCGCGCCCGCTGGGCGACCTCCTGGCGGAGACGGGCGAGGTCGTGGTCCCGCGACGGACGGTGGACTGCCTGGTCCCGGTGCCGCTTCACCCGGCGCGGCAGGCGGAGCGCGGCTTCAACCAGTCGTCGCTCCTGGCCCGTCGCCTCTCGCGCCGCTGGGGCATTCCCGTGGCGGAGGGTCTCCTCAGGCGGGTTCGGGTGACGCGCTCGCAGACGGAGCTCTCGGCCGCGGAGCGCGCAGCCAACG
It contains:
- a CDS encoding tetratricopeptide repeat protein translates to MPVRLGLLLVLLFGALVAYLTAFNPSRVRVALSPSLAYELPLMALPVGAFLLGVCLTLFGVLLRDLGRSFRGYRIAHPLRGYPARRAEGLADLYHRGVDAQLAGRTSSAAEAYESVLTREPGHSDAHLRLAELARAQGDHEAALSHDRQAATGGDRTHGLLALAGDYRQMGRVEDALATYRQIVQRDRDHATALRAIRELTASAGRWEEALETQERLLSLAGERERPAELVWLAGIHYEIGKAGMGEGRLGEARRLFTEALKADRTFLPAHLALGDAWERAGDRREAIRAWRRAAELAPVPVLLRRLEQAYRAEGKPSQMIALYQEALDRVPQDLALSFALGRVYFELEMLDEAADQFQKVEVRAPDLAPIHGFLGAIYERRGQGREAFEEYRKALQLLQGFDWPHRCSACGAAQAHWQDRCAACGRWNTSRA
- a CDS encoding ComF family protein, encoding MRRLRALEHLQSVTLVTPVGEPSSSWRQWATAALDLLFPPLCPICHCRLGEGRRDPLCGSCWERLPRLFPPFCVCCGRPFWTFDGRAADAAGPVEGGGSSDVPPLPGRSDAAGAGLCGACARQRPRFSYARAAALYRDTAREALHALKFGGKATLARPLGDLLAETGEVVVPRRTVDCLVPVPLHPARQAERGFNQSSLLARRLSRRWGIPVAEGLLRRVRVTRSQTELSAAERAANVRGAFAVRRPSAVAGLHVLLIDDIFTTGATVSECCRVLLDAGARAAGVFTVARVG